A window of the Thiomicrospira microaerophila genome harbors these coding sequences:
- the rplL gene encoding 50S ribosomal protein L7/L12, translating to MAISQNDILDAVANMTVMEVVELISAMEEKFGVSAAAMAVAGPAAAAEAVEEKTEFDVILTAAGANKVGAIKAVRGITGLGLKEAKDAVENVPTVLKEGVSKEEAESVKKQVEEAGGQAEIK from the coding sequence ATGGCTATTTCACAAAATGATATTTTAGATGCAGTTGCTAATATGACTGTAATGGAAGTTGTAGAGTTAATTTCTGCAATGGAAGAAAAGTTTGGTGTATCTGCTGCAGCTATGGCTGTTGCAGGTCCAGCTGCTGCTGCAGAAGCAGTTGAAGAGAAAACTGAATTTGACGTAATCTTGACTGCTGCTGGCGCTAACAAAGTTGGTGCAATCAAAGCCGTTCGTGGTATTACAGGCTTAGGCTTGAAAGAAGCGAAAGATGCGGTTGAAAACGTTCCAACTGTTCTTAAAGAAGGTGTTTCTAAAGAAGAAGCAGAATCTGTTAAGAAGCAAGTTGAAGAAGCTGGTGGTCAAGCTGAAATCAAATAA